One segment of Haliotis asinina isolate JCU_RB_2024 chromosome 12, JCU_Hal_asi_v2, whole genome shotgun sequence DNA contains the following:
- the LOC137258016 gene encoding uncharacterized protein has protein sequence MDAKLLLLFVSPAVLALSSGVSVLSTNAPDVVTSDTSDNVVTPAYYDGIDLNTLSDDELDALVDAKDEIMKGELDIASYLNAVANKRRLHKRWVPLARAAFSIGRSLFRSFSRGRVSRSGSRLTRQYNRQGNYGDAVRDFNRLNPSGARPISGKNNLQGITGTMGRHRVTVRNTSSNGRPTLEIRSPNANGGSTVRKFRYNE, from the exons ATGGACGCCAAGCTTTTGCTCCTGTTTGTGTCACCTGCTGTACTTGCCTTGTCCTCTGGTGTCAGCGTTCTGTCAACAAATGCTCCTGATGTCGTCACCTCCGACACCTCCGACAACGTCGTCACCCCTGCATACTATGATGGAATCGACCTGAACACTTTGTCGGACGATGAACTTGACGCCCTCGTTGATGCAAAAGACGAAATAATGAAAGGAGAGTTAG ATATTGCAAGCTACCTCAATGCCGTTGCCAACAAACGCCGCCTCCACAAGCGATGGGTTCCCCTGGCGCGTGCTGCTTTCAGCATAGGCCGCTCTCTGTTCCGCAGTTTCTCCCGGGGTCGCGTCTCACGGAGCGGGTCCAGACTCACCCGTCAGTACAATCGTCAAG GGAACTATGGTGATGCTGTTCGTGATTTCAACCGACTCAACCCTAGCGGTGCTCGTCCCATCTCTGGGAAGAACAACCTGCAGGGCATCACAGGGACCATGGGCCGACACCGTGTTACTGTCCGCAACACCAGCAGCAATGGAAGACCCACTCTGGAAATCCGCTCCCCCAACGCAAACGGCGGCTCTACCGTCCGGAAGTTCAGATACAACGAATAG